The following proteins are encoded in a genomic region of Comamonas resistens:
- a CDS encoding flavodoxin family protein has protein sequence MATITSLLIVYHSLTGGTRQMAEAAATGAGTETGMEVRLLPAHQAGPQDLLAAQGYLFAAPENLAAVSGIMKDFFDRSYYGALDRIQGRPYASLICAGSDGRNAARQIERICTGWRLKPVAEPLIVCTHAQTPEAILAPKHITPEELLRCRELGQSMAAGLVMGIF, from the coding sequence ATGGCCACCATCACCAGCCTGCTCATCGTCTATCACTCTCTGACCGGAGGCACCCGGCAGATGGCCGAGGCTGCAGCGACCGGCGCGGGTACCGAAACGGGGATGGAGGTGCGGCTCTTGCCCGCCCATCAGGCCGGCCCCCAGGATTTGCTGGCAGCGCAGGGCTATCTGTTTGCCGCGCCAGAGAATCTGGCTGCAGTGAGCGGCATCATGAAGGACTTCTTTGACCGCAGCTACTACGGCGCGCTGGATCGCATTCAGGGCCGCCCCTATGCCAGCCTGATCTGCGCGGGCAGCGATGGCCGCAATGCCGCACGGCAGATCGAGCGCATCTGTACTGGCTGGCGACTCAAGCCCGTGGCCGAGCCGCTGATTGTCTGCACCCATGCCCAGACACCCGAAGCCATACTCGCGCCCAAGCACATCACCCCCGAAGAGCTGCTGCGCTGCAGGGAGCTGGGGCAGTCAATGGCAGCGGGGCTGGTGATGGGTATTTTTTAA